One part of the Desulfovibrio sp. TomC genome encodes these proteins:
- the rfbD gene encoding dTDP-4-dehydrorhamnose reductase, which translates to MSGQTTGRAIILGGQTGLVGRPLTRALAEAGFATLPTTRTTLDPFDAEAVARQIDVFEATHVFNTVAYTAVDAAEGDQDEAYRLNRDLPGRLARVCRAARATLVHISTDFVFDGSSHEPYREDDPVNPQSVYGASKLAGERAVLDAGLSAFQILRTAWLYGPGKKNFVATILGLAKDREELKIVADQIGSPTYTVDLAGWMTDLARTDACGIFHAVGSGQASWCELAAEAVAASGQP; encoded by the coding sequence ATGAGCGGCCAAACGACCGGACGGGCCATCATCCTCGGCGGCCAGACCGGGCTGGTGGGCCGTCCGCTGACCCGGGCCTTGGCCGAGGCCGGATTTGCCACCCTGCCGACCACGCGCACGACGCTGGACCCCTTTGACGCCGAGGCCGTGGCCCGGCAGATCGACGTCTTTGAGGCCACCCACGTCTTTAATACCGTGGCCTACACCGCAGTCGACGCCGCCGAGGGCGACCAGGACGAGGCCTACCGGCTCAACCGCGACCTGCCCGGCCGTCTGGCCCGGGTCTGCCGGGCCGCGCGCGCGACGCTTGTGCATATCAGCACGGACTTCGTCTTCGACGGGAGCAGCCACGAACCGTATCGCGAAGACGACCCGGTCAATCCCCAGTCGGTCTATGGAGCGAGCAAGCTGGCCGGTGAACGGGCCGTGCTGGACGCCGGCCTGTCCGCCTTTCAAATCCTGCGCACGGCCTGGCTTTATGGTCCTGGAAAAAAGAACTTTGTGGCCACCATCCTGGGGCTGGCCAAGGACCGAGAGGAACTCAAGATCGTGGCCGATCAGATCGGCTCACCCACCTACACCGTGGATCTGGCCGGCTGGATGACGGATTTGGCCCGGACCGACGCCTGCGGCATCTTTCATGCCGTGGGTTCGGGACAGGCGAGCTGGTGCGAACTGGCAGCCGAGGCCGTGGCCGCATCGGGCCAGCCCT
- the rfbB gene encoding dTDP-glucose 4,6-dehydratase → MRLLVTGGCGFIGSNFIRDMLARHDGLTIVNLDLLTYAGNRQSLADVEAAYGGSRYFFARGDIANAELVLHLFEEHKIEAVANFAAESHVDRSITDASPFVRTNIAGTQSLLDASRHFGVKRFVHVSTDEVYGTLGPDGKFTEDTPLAPNSPYSASKAGADMLVRAANETYGMDTVITRCSNNYGPYQFPEKLIPLMYSRAMTDEALPVYGDGQNVRDWIYVIDHCRGVELALLKGKSGEVYNFGGDAEKPNIEVVRTILHALGKPESLIRYVTDRPGHDRRYAMDFTKAARELGFAPAWDFTRGIAETMAWYQQNGPWLESVQSGAYRQFMAAWYGDRA, encoded by the coding sequence ATGCGATTGCTCGTGACCGGAGGCTGCGGCTTCATCGGCTCCAACTTCATCCGCGACATGCTGGCCCGCCACGACGGGCTGACCATCGTCAACCTCGACCTGCTCACCTATGCCGGCAACCGTCAAAGCCTGGCCGACGTCGAGGCCGCCTACGGCGGCTCCCGCTATTTCTTCGCCCGGGGCGACATCGCCAACGCCGAACTGGTGCTCCACCTCTTTGAGGAACACAAGATCGAAGCAGTCGCCAACTTCGCCGCCGAATCCCACGTGGACCGTTCCATTACCGATGCCTCGCCCTTTGTGCGCACCAATATCGCCGGCACCCAGAGCCTGCTCGACGCCTCCCGGCATTTTGGCGTCAAACGCTTCGTCCACGTCTCCACCGACGAGGTGTACGGCACGCTCGGACCGGACGGCAAATTCACCGAGGACACGCCGCTGGCTCCCAACAGCCCTTATTCCGCCAGCAAGGCCGGGGCCGATATGCTCGTGCGGGCCGCCAACGAGACCTACGGCATGGACACCGTCATCACCCGTTGTTCCAACAACTACGGACCCTACCAGTTCCCGGAAAAACTCATCCCGCTCATGTACTCCCGGGCCATGACCGACGAAGCCTTGCCCGTCTACGGCGACGGCCAAAACGTGCGCGACTGGATCTATGTCATCGACCACTGCCGGGGCGTGGAGCTGGCGCTTTTGAAGGGCAAATCCGGCGAGGTCTACAACTTTGGCGGGGACGCCGAAAAGCCCAATATCGAGGTGGTGCGCACCATCTTACACGCCCTTGGCAAGCCCGAAAGCCTTATCCGCTACGTCACCGACCGGCCCGGGCACGACCGCCGCTACGCCATGGATTTCACCAAGGCGGCCCGGGAACTGGGCTTTGCCCCAGCCTGGGACTTCACCCGGGGCATTGCCGAGACCATGGCCTGGTACCAGCAAAACGGCCCCTGGCTGGAGAGCGTGCAAAGCGGCGCCTATCGCCAGTTCATGGCCGCCTGGTACGGGGACCGGGCATGA
- a CDS encoding PaaI family thioesterase: protein MDMQWFLDRDVFAKSLGIRLIEARPGYAKTAMDITDNHRNGAGIAHGGAIFTLADLAFAVAANSHGKLSLGVAASISYVKAGLGSTLFAEAREISLGSKMATYIVTIANDAGDVIASFQGTAYRKDMPYTRETA, encoded by the coding sequence ATGGATATGCAGTGGTTTCTCGACCGCGACGTCTTCGCCAAATCGCTTGGCATCCGCCTGATCGAGGCCCGGCCCGGCTATGCCAAAACCGCCATGGACATTACCGACAACCATCGCAACGGGGCCGGCATCGCCCACGGCGGAGCGATTTTCACCCTGGCCGACCTGGCTTTTGCCGTGGCCGCCAACAGCCATGGCAAGCTCAGTCTGGGCGTGGCCGCCTCCATCTCCTACGTCAAGGCCGGCCTGGGCTCGACCCTCTTCGCCGAGGCCCGGGAGATCTCCCTGGGGTCCAAAATGGCCACCTATATCGTGACCATCGCCAATGACGCCGGCGACGTCATTGCCAGTTTCCAGGGCACGGCCTACCGCAAGGACATGCCCTACACCCGGGAGACGGCGTGA
- a CDS encoding tRNA (cytidine(34)-2'-O)-methyltransferase has translation MIEIVLVAPEIPQNTGSIARLCAATKTPLHLVRPLGFSLADRYLKRAGLDYWPHVNLTVWEDFEAFRAARAGRRLVATTAGNRGHAATACHRFAFAPGDVLVFGAESSGLPEPVLDAAACRLTIPIWGQVRSLNIANAASVVLYEALRRTGVLDALPPAISPGTDQLE, from the coding sequence GTGATCGAAATCGTCCTCGTCGCCCCGGAGATTCCGCAAAATACCGGCAGCATCGCCCGACTGTGCGCCGCCACCAAGACCCCCCTCCATCTCGTCCGGCCACTTGGGTTTTCCCTGGCCGACCGCTATCTCAAACGGGCCGGGCTGGACTATTGGCCCCATGTCAACCTGACGGTCTGGGAGGATTTCGAGGCCTTTCGGGCCGCCCGGGCCGGCCGCCGGCTGGTGGCGACCACGGCCGGCAATCGGGGACATGCCGCCACAGCCTGCCACCGCTTCGCCTTTGCCCCAGGCGATGTCCTGGTCTTTGGCGCTGAGTCCAGCGGCTTGCCCGAGCCGGTTCTGGACGCTGCGGCCTGCCGCCTGACCATCCCCATCTGGGGCCAGGTGCGAAGCCTCAACATCGCCAATGCCGCCTCGGTCGTGCTCTACGAGGCCCTGCGCCGCACCGGCGTCCTGGACGCCTTGCCGCCGGCCATATCTCCAGGGACCGACCAGCTGGAATAA
- a CDS encoding 3-dehydroquinate synthase, with the protein MTVAIPQHIDLAYDFPVVFTRQAFDAANPVLADVLARAGDGPHKVGVVVDDGLAAADPGLLGRITAYAAARADRLTLAEAPLLVAGGERAKSDFSVVETVWELTHRARLCRQSFVLAIGGGAVLDAAGFGAATAHRGVRLIRMPSTVLAQNDAGVGVKNGINFFGRKNYLGSFAPPFAVVNDHALLATLPPREARAGLAEAVKVALVRDAAFFHRLEELAPRLAVLDDEALEEADICCAKAHLQHIASGGDPFELGSARPLDFGHWAAHALEEATAGALRHGEAVAVGVALDTLYSCRLGLLGEAEAEMTLALLERLGLAVWHPALAGLDMAGAIEAFREHLGGRLHLCLLAGIGARLEVHEVDLVRMDEARGILARRAQPV; encoded by the coding sequence ATGACCGTTGCCATCCCCCAACATATCGATCTGGCCTATGATTTCCCCGTCGTTTTTACCCGCCAGGCCTTTGATGCGGCCAATCCGGTCCTGGCCGATGTCCTGGCCCGGGCCGGCGATGGACCGCATAAGGTCGGCGTGGTCGTGGACGACGGTCTGGCTGCAGCCGATCCAGGCCTGCTCGGGCGCATCACTGCCTACGCTGCCGCCCGGGCCGACCGGTTGACCCTGGCGGAAGCGCCGCTGCTGGTCGCTGGCGGCGAACGGGCCAAGTCGGATTTTTCCGTGGTCGAGACCGTGTGGGAGCTGACCCACCGGGCCAGATTGTGTCGCCAGTCCTTCGTGTTGGCCATCGGGGGCGGGGCGGTGCTGGATGCCGCCGGTTTCGGCGCGGCCACGGCCCACCGGGGGGTGCGCCTGATCCGGATGCCTTCCACGGTGTTGGCCCAAAACGACGCCGGGGTCGGGGTGAAAAACGGCATCAATTTCTTTGGCCGCAAGAACTACCTCGGTTCCTTTGCTCCGCCCTTTGCCGTTGTCAACGACCATGCCCTGCTGGCCACCTTGCCGCCGCGCGAGGCCCGGGCCGGGTTGGCCGAGGCGGTCAAGGTGGCGCTGGTGCGCGATGCGGCTTTTTTCCATCGGCTGGAGGAACTGGCCCCGCGTCTGGCCGTCCTTGACGACGAGGCTTTGGAAGAGGCCGACATCTGCTGCGCCAAGGCCCATTTGCAGCATATCGCCAGCGGCGGGGACCCCTTTGAGCTGGGCTCGGCCCGACCGCTTGATTTCGGCCACTGGGCCGCCCATGCCCTGGAAGAGGCGACTGCCGGGGCCTTGCGCCACGGCGAGGCCGTAGCCGTGGGCGTGGCCCTGGATACCTTGTATTCCTGCCGTCTGGGTTTGCTTGGCGAGGCCGAGGCCGAAATGACGCTGGCTTTGCTCGAGCGGCTGGGGCTGGCCGTGTGGCATCCGGCCCTGGCCGGGCTCGACATGGCCGGGGCCATCGAGGCCTTTCGCGAACACCTGGGCGGACGCCTGCATCTGTGTCTGTTGGCCGGCATCGGTGCGCGCCTTGAGGTCCACGAGGTCGATCTGGTCCGGATGGACGAGGCGCGCGGCATCCTGGCCCGGCGGGCGCAGCCGGTCTAA
- the eboE gene encoding metabolite traffic protein EboE: protein MEPTTYCTNIHPGESWEEIRSGVLGHAPAVAAAVCPDRPFPVGLRLSGRASLEIDDAAARTFADEAASLGLTFRTINGFPYGRFHHTPVKESVYLPDWRDPERAAYTLRLARLLAAWLAEGESGSISTVPIGFRQGFPDAALPAAYAAIRRTLAALAGLYETTGRRIRLAVEAEPGCLIETTAQMAAFFAAVDAPPAHMDHLCVCYDCCHQALQYEDPVASLALLAKNSIAVGHVQVSSALHYDGADVSRLARFVEPVYLHQAVARLHDGTLCRFDDLPQAISARLDGVASWRVHFHLPIFVSQLPECTTTQPFLRTILPLFAPSIPLEVETYTWSVLPAELKTQGLTQSIIREIAWVEAARRP, encoded by the coding sequence ATGGAGCCGACGACGTATTGCACCAACATCCATCCTGGCGAGAGCTGGGAGGAAATTCGCAGCGGCGTCCTGGGGCATGCCCCAGCCGTGGCTGCTGCAGTGTGCCCCGATCGACCCTTTCCGGTCGGCCTTCGCCTGTCAGGCCGGGCCAGTCTGGAAATCGACGACGCCGCTGCCCGGACTTTTGCCGACGAAGCGGCCTCCCTGGGGCTGACCTTTCGCACCATAAACGGCTTCCCCTACGGCCGGTTCCACCACACGCCGGTCAAGGAGAGCGTCTACCTGCCGGATTGGCGCGATCCCGAACGGGCCGCCTACACCCTGCGTCTGGCCCGGCTGCTGGCCGCCTGGCTGGCCGAGGGCGAATCCGGGTCCATCTCCACCGTGCCCATCGGCTTTCGCCAGGGCTTTCCAGACGCCGCCCTGCCTGCGGCCTATGCCGCCATCCGGCGGACCCTGGCGGCCCTGGCCGGGCTGTATGAGACGACCGGGCGGCGCATCCGGCTGGCGGTGGAAGCCGAGCCGGGCTGCCTGATTGAAACCACCGCCCAAATGGCGGCGTTTTTTGCAGCCGTGGATGCGCCGCCAGCTCATATGGACCATCTGTGCGTCTGCTATGACTGCTGCCATCAGGCCCTGCAATACGAAGACCCAGTTGCCTCATTGGCGCTTCTCGCCAAGAACTCCATTGCGGTTGGCCATGTTCAGGTGTCCTCGGCTCTGCATTACGATGGGGCGGATGTGTCGCGTCTGGCCAGATTTGTCGAGCCAGTCTATCTGCATCAGGCCGTGGCCAGACTCCATGACGGAACGCTGTGTCGTTTTGACGATCTGCCACAGGCAATTTCCGCCCGTCTTGACGGTGTTGCCTCATGGCGGGTGCATTTTCATTTGCCGATTTTTGTCTCGCAATTACCGGAATGTACCACGACGCAACCTTTTTTGCGTACGATACTGCCCCTTTTCGCCCCATCCATTCCCCTGGAAGTGGAGACGTACACCTGGAGTGTCCTGCCTGCGGAATTGAAAACACAGGGGCTTACGCAGTCAATTATCCGGGAGATCGCATGGGTCGAAGCTGCCAGACGGCCTTGA